In Comamonadaceae bacterium OS-1, a single window of DNA contains:
- a CDS encoding IS3 family transposase ISPosp5, with translation MSYQFVEQLHKKAVTVERLCRVLGVSRSGYYGARQRTKLAPKACLLSTQLKAEFAASGRVYGSRRLGAVLRAQGLHIGRYRVRRLMRENRLRALWRRKFVHTTDSGHALPVSDNLLARRFNPNLPNQAWVSDITYIRTRSGWLYLAVVLDLYARKVVGWAMAPTMHAELVCAALQLAIAQRRPAPGLIIHSDRGSQYASALHQALLVRHGLVGSMSRKGNCWDNAVMERFFLSLKTERAWQRDYANHAEAMTDIADYIVGFYNSVRLHSKLGNLPPNAFEQQSAIKQPIAVSEKT, from the coding sequence ATGAGCTACCAGTTCGTCGAGCAGTTGCACAAGAAGGCCGTCACCGTTGAGCGGCTATGCCGGGTGCTGGGCGTCAGCCGTTCAGGCTACTACGGTGCCCGTCAGCGCACCAAGCTCGCGCCCAAGGCCTGCTTGCTCAGCACGCAATTGAAGGCCGAGTTTGCCGCCAGCGGCCGCGTCTATGGCAGCCGTCGCCTTGGCGCGGTGCTGCGTGCTCAGGGGCTGCACATCGGGCGTTACCGCGTACGGCGTTTGATGCGCGAGAACAGGCTGCGGGCCCTGTGGCGGCGCAAGTTCGTCCACACCACCGACAGCGGTCATGCGCTGCCGGTCTCAGACAACCTGCTGGCACGGCGCTTCAATCCGAACCTCCCTAATCAGGCCTGGGTGAGCGACATCACCTACATCCGCACGCGCAGCGGCTGGCTGTACCTGGCGGTGGTGCTGGACCTGTACGCGCGCAAAGTCGTGGGCTGGGCGATGGCGCCGACCATGCATGCCGAGTTGGTGTGCGCGGCGCTGCAGTTGGCCATCGCGCAGCGCCGCCCCGCGCCAGGGCTGATTATTCATTCCGACCGTGGAAGCCAATACGCCAGCGCGTTGCACCAGGCATTGCTGGTGCGCCACGGCTTGGTCGGCAGCATGAGCCGCAAGGGCAACTGTTGGGACAACGCGGTCATGGAGCGCTTCTTCCTGAGCCTCAAGACGGAGCGGGCTTGGCAGCGCGATTACGCCAACCACGCTGAGGCCATGACCGACATCGCCGACTACATCGTTGGCTTCTACAACAGCGTACGGCTGCACTCCAAACTGGGCAACTTGCCACCCAATGCTTTCGAGCAGCAATCGGCAATCAAACAACCTATCGCGGTGTCCGAAAAAACTTGA